One genomic window of Magnolia sinica isolate HGM2019 chromosome 3, MsV1, whole genome shotgun sequence includes the following:
- the LOC131240121 gene encoding disease resistance protein RFL1-like, whose translation MDSLGPVMQIILPFWAPVSRQISYFKDLSKNVEKLKKEMDELQDMRDEIQADVDDAISVGKRQKPLVENWLRDVRKIETQVDSIRLEFEQRGTILNGCCTDHFSRYKLSKRVVKNLKHIENLRGKGVFDMVAESPRRPRVLEMQTSLPREQQSTSEQTMEEIWKCLHDDENGVVCVYGMGGIGKTTIMKAINNRFIGTSDFEIVIWVSVSKDLNLGLIQKRIGKYLAIRFDDNEDIEENRDRLFARLKNVKYLLILDDLWEAFILDQVGIPKPDKHNRCKIVITTRFIKVCTAMGANKLIKVRTLTRGDASNLFYEKCGDVVLSSDIRLVVEKVVEECGGLPIAIKTVGQAMHCKDKKELWENALRALKGSSPEIPGMEREVFLPLKLSYDCLENDKIKACFLYCSLFPEDHDININDLVTYLAIEEGFIENVNNLEEASNKGHDILERIKDACLLEEGSKGNEYVRMHVVLRNLAIWITSSSSFIEGSKFLVQAGEGLVQPPEEKMSGGIERISLMCNKIEFLRIKPDCPNLVSLFLNDNCQLHTIHSSFFELMPKLQILDLSNTFIECLPVSLSQLVNLRVLILRSCRRLVKAPPLENLKELQLLDLSYSGFKNLPQGIASLVKLKRLNLSFSHLAIIPYNTIYGLTSLEDLSMLGVIHKDRTTFGKTANMTHLSSLRISMSHLNGFMASDMFHQWFSGLRRFNVQVGYERNEEVMCLSDKEICIRGCDNFACGIEGFIKLAITVRFQECKGLTSLSQLVGDSKSLRHLVVFGFSGLECIIDWRKVGDDALECLRELDLCNLPNLEKVFDGGAPPPNTRFQNLRRVQLQDCPNLRCLFSSSMVEHLHQLELLQVFDCPEMQEIIEGDMLPDNSFPRLCFLRLQNLSKLASIFSQRFIFISLEKIYVRSCPRLKKLPLFCSSIYEIKGEIKGEKEWWEGLEWEDENSKSLYSRIYQSPHSFI comes from the coding sequence ATGGATTCGTTGGGTCCGGTTATGCAGATCATTCTCCCCTTCTGGGCTCCTGTTTCACGGCAAATCAGTTATTTCAAAGACCTCAGTAAGAACGTAGAGAAATTGAAGAAGGAAATGGATGAACTACAAGACATGCGTGATGAAATTCAAGCTGATGTCGACGATGCTATATCAGTTGGAAAGAGACAGAAGCCCTTAGTGGAGAATTGGCTCAGGGACGTCAGAAAGATCGAAACCCAAGTCGATTCAATAAGATTGGAGTTTGAACAAAGGGGAACAATCTTGAATGGTTGTTGCACGGACCACTTTTCTCGTTATAAATTGAGTAAAAGGGTTGTTAAAAATCTCAAACACATCGAAAACCTCAGAGGAAAAGGTGTATTTGATATGGTGGCTGAGAGCCCTCGCCGGCCCAGGGTGTTGGAGATGCAAACATCATTACCACGAGAACAACAAAGCACGTCTGAGCAAACCATGGAGGAGATATGGAAATGCTTACATGACGACGAGAATGGGGTCGTATGTGTTTATGGGATGGGTGGAATAGGGAAAACCACTATCATGAAAGCCATAAACAATAGGTTCATAGGCACCAGTGACTTCGAAATAGTGATTTGGGTAAGTGTGTCCAAGGATCTCAACTTGGGATTAATACAAAAGAGGATTGGAAAGTACTTGGCTATCAGGTTTGATGATAACGAAGACATCGAAGAGAACAGGGACAGGCTGTTTGCTCGGTTGAAGAATGTGAAATATCTGCTCATCTTAGATGACCTATGGGAAGCATTTATCTTGGATCAAGTCGGAATTCCAAAGCCAGACAAGCATAACAGATGTAAGATCGTGATAACCACCCGATTCATTAAAGTGTGTACTGCAATGGGGGCCAATAAGCTGATTAAAGTCAGGACACTTACGCGTGGGGATGCATCGAATTTGTTCTATGAAAAATGTGGGGATGTGGTTCTTTCATCAGATATTCGACTGGTAGTAGAGAAGGTTGTGGAGGAATGCGGCGGATTACCAATTGCAATTAAAACTGTGGGACAGGCCATGCATTGCAAGGATAAGAAAGAGCTATGGGAGAATGCATTGAGGGCATTGAAAGGATCATCACCTGAGATTCCAGGTATGGAGCGTGAAGTGTTTCTTCCTTTGAAACTTAGCTATGATTGCCTAGAAAATGATAAGATCAAAGCATGTTTCCTGTATTGTTCATTGTTTCCGGAAGATCACGATATAAACATAAATGATCTAGTAACATACTTGGCCATCGAGGAAGGATTCATAGAAAATGTAAATAACTTGGAAGAAGCATCAAACAAGGGGCATGATATCCTTGAAAGAATCAAGGACGCATGCCTCTTGGAGGAAGGGTCCAAAGGAAATGAATATGTTAGAATGCATGTCGTGCTCCGCAACTTAGCTATATGGATCACTTCATCGTCATCATTCATCGAAGGCTCAAAATTCCTTGTGCAAGCTGGGGAGGGACTTGTGCAGCCACCAGAAGAGAAAATGTCAGGAGGGATTGAAAGGATTTCATTGATGtgcaacaaaatagaatttctccGAATTAAACCCGATTGCCCTAACTTGGTCTCCTTGTTCCTCAATGACAACTGTCAATTACATACCATTCACAGTAGTTTCTTTGAGCTCATGCCGAAACTTCAGATCCTCGATCTAAGTAATACCTTCATTGAATGTCTCCCAGTGTCGTTATCGCAATTGGTGAATCTACGTGTGCTCATTCTAAGATCCTGCAGACGTCTAGTGAAGGCACCACCATTGGAAAATTTGAAGGAACTCCAACTTCTTGATCTCTCATACTCTGGCTTCAAAAACTTGCCTCAAGGCATTGCAAGTTTGGTTAAACTTAAGCGATTGAATCTATCATTTTCTCATCTCGCCATAATTCCCTACAATACGATATATGGGCTAACTAGTCTGGAGGATCTGAGCATGTTGGGGGTGATACACAAGGACAGAACTACTTTCGGCAAGACTGCAAACATGACACACCTGAGTTCTTTAAGAATCAGCATGTCCCATCTTAATGGCTTCATGGCAAGTGATATGTTCCATCAATGGTTTTCGGGCTtgagaagattcaatgttcaagtTGGCTATGAAAGGAATGAGGAAGTCATGTGCTTGTCTGATAAGGAGATATGCATCCGTGGATGTGATAATTTCGCCTGCGGGATTGAGGGTTTCATAAAACTTGCAATCACTGTACGCTTCCAAGAATGCAAAGGTCTAACAAGTCTTTCTCAGTTAGTAGGTGATTCGAAGAGTTTAAGACATCTTGTAGTCTTTGGATTCAGTGGATTGGAATGCATTATAGACTGGAGAAAGGTAGGAGATGATGCATTGGAATGTTTACGGGAGTTAGATCTCTGTAATTTACCAAACTTGGAGAAGGTATTTGATGGTGGAGCGCCTCCCCCGAACACTCGCTTTCAAAACCTAAGAAGAGTACAGCTTCAAGATTGTCCCAATTTAAGGTGTCTCTTCTCCTCGAGTATGGTCGAACATCTACATCAGTTAGAGTTGCTTCAAGTATTCGATTGTCCCGAAATGCAGGAGATTATAGAAGGTGACATGCTGCCTGATAATTCATTTCCAAGATTATGCTTCCTACGGTTGCAGAATTTATCGAAATTAGCAAGCATTTTTAGCCAgagatttatttttatatctttgGAAAAGATCTATGTACGTTCGTGTCCTAGATTGAAGAAGCTCCCTCTTTTCTGCTCAAGCATCTATGAAATAAAAGGAGAAATAAAAGGCGAGAAGGAATGGTGGGAAGGATTAGAGTGGGAAGACGAGAACTCCAAGTCTCTCTACTCCAGAATTTACCAGAGTCCTCATTCTTTTATCTAG